Genomic window (Xenopus laevis strain J_2021 chromosome 3S, Xenopus_laevis_v10.1, whole genome shotgun sequence):
acctgctatcccacagtcacactcccttcccagagactattatccactgttactataggcaccatctctccctactatacctgctatcccacagtcacactcccttccagagactattatccactgttactataggcaccatctctccctactatacctgctatcccacagtcacactcccttcccagagactattatccactgttactatagacaccatctctccctactatacctgctatcccacagccacattcccttccaatagactattatcccactgttactatagacaccatctctccctactatacctgctatcccacagtcacactcccttcccagagactattatccactgttactataggcaccatctctccctactatacctgctatcccacagtcacactcccttcccagagactattatccactgttactatagacaccatctctccctactatacctgctatcccacagtcacactcccttcccagagactattatccactgttactataggcaccatctctccctactatacctgctatcccacagtcacactcccttcccagagactattatccactgttactataggcatcatctctccctactatacctgctatcccacagtcacactcccttcccagagactattatcccactgttactataggcaccatctctccctactatacctgctatcccacagtcacactccctttccagagactattatccactgttactatagacaccatctctccctactatacctgctatcctacagtcacactcccttcccagagactattatccactgttactatagacaccatctctccctactataccacagtcacactccgttcccagagactattatccactgttactatagacaccatttctccctactatacctgctatcccacagtcacactcccttcccagagactattatccactgttactataggcaccatctctccctactatacctgctatcccagtcacactcccttcccagagactattatccactgttactatagacaccatctctacctactatacctgatgtcccactcccttcccagagactattatcccactgttactataggcaccatctctccctactatacctgctatcccacagtcacactctcttcccagagactattatccactgttactataggcaccatctctccctactatacctgctatcccacagtcacactcccttcccagagactattatccactgttactataggcaccatctctccctactatacctgatatcccacagtcacactcccttcccagagactattatccactgttactatagccaccatctctccctactatacctgctatcccacagtcacactcccttcccagagactattatcccactgttactataggcaccatctctccctactatacctgctatcccacagtcacactcccttcccagagactattatccactgttactatagacaccatctctccctactatacctgctatcccacagtcacactcccttcccagagactattatccactgttactatagacacatctctccctactatacctgttatcccacagtcacactcccttcccagagactattatccactgttactatagacaccatctctccctactatacctactatcccacagtcacactcccttcccagagactattatccactgttactataggcatcatctctccctactatacctgctatcccacagttacactcccttcccagagactattatccactgttactataggcaccatccttccctactataccagctgtCCATGAGTATCTGTTCAGTTTGTCTACAGAAGGAGTCACTTCTGCTCCTGGGTGCATACACACAGTCGATTTTGGTACAGAAATACATACTCGCCCATTGTGGCAGTGAAATCCTCTATATAATGTCTGCACCCGGTTGTAGAAACAGAAGGCAGGAGATGGGGGGTCTTTTCCTCAGCCTGAGCTTATACGTAGGCCAAGAAGCATCCCAGTGTGACATAAGCCTAAACCTGTATTACCAACagtctttattttctttctctaatAAATTGTTGCTGTTATTGGTTTAATTATCTCTCCCTGCTCTTCTCATTTTACCCCCCTTCTTAAATTTCCAACAAACCTAATGTATCACctgccattttcttttcttccaataaatattttttttgctttcgaACCTTGTTTTCCTTCACCTCCTTTTATTGTCTTTTCATTCATTGCTCCTTTGTTTGCTGCCCCAACATGTTTCTGCATTCCCTACAACACCATGTGAATATTCATGACCATTTTCCCCACACAACTttgctctttctttcttctcttctttacCCCCACCTCACCCTGCCCTCTGCTTCTCCCCATAGGGAACTGAATCTGCCGTTGAACATGGTGCTTGTCCATGGCATGGATTCCATTCAGTCTCAGCACAACCAACCCACCATCCTTTATCCTGCACACAACACAAGTGTGACCGCCTGCCCTATGTCCACGGGAGAATTGTGGGTACCCGGGCTCTTCAAAGATGGCGTCACAGGGAAGACAAATGGCACAGTGCCAGCCCAGTTACTCTTCCCTGGGGAGATAGCTGCTGCTGGCCTTCTCTTTGGAATTATATGGATTCTCTCTCTGTTTGGTAACGTATTGGTCTGCCTTGTTATCCACCGAAGCCGAAGGACTCAGTCTACTACAAATTACTTTGTGGTGTCTCTGGCATGTGCCGATTTACTGCTCAGTGTGGGCAGCGCTCCCTTTACCCTTCTACAAGTCACCTCTGGCCGTTGGGCACTGGGCAATGCCATGTGCAAGCTGACACGCTATTTCCACTACTTGACGCCAGGAGTCCAGATTTATGTCCTGCTGTCGATCTGCCTCGACCGCTTCTACACCATCTTGTACCCTTTGAGCTTCAAGGTGTCCAGGGAGAAAGCCAAGAGGATGATCGCCGCTTCGTGGCTCTTCGACGCCGCTTTTATATCACCTGTCTTCTTCTTCTACGATGGTGTTGACGGGCACTGCAATTTCTTCCCACCCCCTTCCTGGGACGGAGCTGCttacggggtggttcacctaatGGTGGGCTTTGTGGTTCCGTCGGGGCTTATAATCCTCTTTTATCAAAAGGTAGTGAAATACATTTGGCGCATTGGCACGGATGGGCTCACGGTCAGGCGCACGATGAATATTGTGCCAAGGACCAAggtcaaaactataaaaatgtttctgatgcTCAACGCTATCTTCATGGTGTCCTGGTTGCCATTCTACGTAGTGCAATTGTGGCATCCGGATGAAAACGACAGGAGGCAGAGCTGCTTTGCTTTCCTCGCAGTCTCGTGGCTTTCATTCGGTTCTTCGGCTGCCAAGCCCACCCTGTACTCTGTCTACAATGCCAACTTCCGACGAGGCATGAGGGAGACGTTTTGCATGTCCTCCATGAAGTGTTACAGGAGCAATGCCTACACCATCACCACCAGCTCTCGCGTGGCCAAAAGAAACTACGTGGGCATCTGTGAAATGCCCGCCCCTGCCAAAACCACAGTCAAAGAGTCTGTGTACGATTCTTTTGACCGTGAGGCCAAGGAAAAAAAACTGGCGTGGCCCATTGACTCCAATCCCCCGAATACATTTGTATGACCCCCAAATGGACACAGAACAGCCGTGAAATATTGAATCTATCAACAAAGGAGGGGCGGGCCTCTCCAGCACCATATGGGTTAATAAGAAATGCTGCAAAAGGGGGTACAATAGCTTCTCTTGTGATTGTGACTGACCCATTCCCTCCATTAAAAGAACAGGAAAACTAAAATACTCAAAATCACTCATAATTcactttattaaaggataagtaaacctttaaaacaagtgtgcataattgacgagagtgctattctaagaactatTGCAAtttacaatcattatttattttctttttattccaaaatgaaCTGGTAATATGACTAAACAAAgcagctgctctgatgttctgctttggaaaataattagaaacctttctcaaatctttcctaagcagaagaacatcagagcagcctctttctttctcctgacaacttccttgactacttgctggtcagactggtcagaaactgaccagcaggtggcgctgttggaacaaaattcattcatataaataatacatgtacatagcaaaagtgcttagaatagcactctaatcaattttacattcacttattttgaaggtttacttattctttaaaggagaaggaaaggttaaaactaagtaagccttatcagaaagatccatctaaatataccagtaaacccccaaagtaatgctgctctgtgtcctctgtcaaaagaaacactgcatttctttccttctattgtgtacacgtgggcttctgtatcagacttcctgccttcatcttaaacctcattgccctgggcaagagcatgctcagtttgctcttcttccccatccccctcccttctctactgtaatctgagcccagagcagggagagactcaggcaggaagtgatgtcacaccatgttaatactgcagctcctatcctaaacaaacagagagtttctagagctttttactcaggtatggtaaagcattctacagaataaatatagcattctagcttgcactattgcagctaatctattggcaataaaatgcctccatagctttccttctcctttaaagtgaaaatatatcCTATTTATAAGTATATTTTATTCTGTTAGTATGATGCTCCACTTACCACTGAATGCACTCCACAAGTTGGACCTTACATGCACAAGCATCTAAAGGCAAGTAAGAATAAATGCTGTTTTAAAGGTGTCAACATGGCAGCTTTGTGGTTTTCGTACACCCTGGGTATGATAAACGAATAGCAGGCTTGGACAATTAACTGTACTTATAAGTGGGGTATATTTTCACAGATTTTCTTGAAAAGTATTGACATTAAATTGCACCTCAAGTCTTTTGAGTAGCCTTGCCATAGCAGTGGGGGCCTTCTACTGCCTTCCATGTAAATTACATTTGCTTGTTCAGTATGATAAACACCTGAGGGCTCATTCATGACCATTAGGCATGAAAATGGGTGCAGAACTCAAAAAGCATTCACTGAAGTGCAACTGGTGCTGGTCTGTACAATAAGCTGGCTGCTCCTACTTTGCAATTTCAAGGTAAGACCATTGGCACCAGTAAAATTTGCACCAATTTGGTAAATGAGCCTATTGCCAATTTGATTTCCACAGGTAGCCCTGAACTCATTGGGGCATGGTATTCACAGGTCCAGGAATACTCGCCTTTTCTGTTGTTGCTAAAGGAAAGCAATCTGCAGGGCTACTAGTAGTGGGGATCAAAACCCTTTGTCATAACAGTGTCAACAGTGTGTCCCTATGATATGTTCATTCTGAGTTCTTTTAATTTCTCTGCTAACAGGGACTAAATCTCCTTCTTTCCCCAGTTTCTCCAGTTTGTCGGTGATTGttccttattaaaggagaaggaaagctaccaaagcagtttttgccaatagattagccacaatagagcaagctataacactatatttattctatagaatgctttaccatacctgagtaaacagctctagaagctctctgtttgtttaggatagcagctgccatattagcttggtttgacatcacttcctgcccgcgTCTCTCCCTGGTctcttatagctctgggctcagattacagcagggaggggaggagagaggaacaaactgagcatgctcaagccctgccctggaggtttaagctgaaaacaggaagtctgatacagaagcccatgagtacacaatagaaggaaagaaatgtggtgtttcatttgacagaggactcagagcagaattactttgagggtgtactggtgtttttatatagacctttcttaatttttatatagagtttacttaattttagcctttccttctcctttaaacatgcacAGTGGATTAACCAATCACAGTTCATACTGAATTGTAATTGTTTAAAGCAGCACAGGTATTAATCTTCAACTGGAAGAAATTAatgaaaattagatttgaatgcttgtactgtatatcaaggaaaatctcccccccccccctttttgctAAAAACGTAATCTGCACCATGATCCTATATATCAGTGACAAGTGGGTATTTTCAACATCTGTCTGTAAAGTATACACATCCCTGTGGTGTCTTATGTAAGCAAATCATGTATTTTGGTGTTCCCTTCTTATTGCCAGAGAACCATGCAGCACATAGCGTAAAGCATCCCATAGCTTTCTGGCACTCAGATGGTTAAATGCTGGGATAAGGGTTGGATTAAGCAATATTTATGCCAGGGGTGTTTTTGGTCAGAAACAGCTGCTGGGCCGCAGGCTGGTCTCCCCTGATTTCTGCCGTGAAGGTGGGCGCAATACtgaaaagaaaaatctaattttgactTTA
Coding sequences:
- the gpr19.S gene encoding probable G-protein coupled receptor 19, which gives rise to MVLVHGMDSIQSQHNQPTILYPAHNTSVTACPMSTGELWVPGLFKDGVTGKTNGTVPAQLLFPGEIAAAGLLFGIIWILSLFGNVLVCLVIHRSRRTQSTTNYFVVSLACADLLLSVGSAPFTLLQVTSGRWALGNAMCKLTRYFHYLTPGVQIYVLLSICLDRFYTILYPLSFKVSREKAKRMIAASWLFDAAFISPVFFFYDGVDGHCNFFPPPSWDGAAYGVVHLMVGFVVPSGLIILFYQKVVKYIWRIGTDGLTVRRTMNIVPRTKVKTIKMFLMLNAIFMVSWLPFYVVQLWHPDENDRRQSCFAFLAVSWLSFGSSAAKPTLYSVYNANFRRGMRETFCMSSMKCYRSNAYTITTSSRVAKRNYVGICEMPAPAKTTVKESVYDSFDREAKEKKLAWPIDSNPPNTFV